TTGTCTCTGTGCAGTGGCGGAATCTTTGTAATTCTGAATGAGAGTATTGACAATATTGGCGACTCTACTGTATTGTAGTTTGATGTTTTTGTTATCAGCTAAAAGGCACAGCAGATGATCGTTGAGTGGGTTATTATTGGAATATACCTAGTACTGCTGGTGATAATGGGAGCTTGGTTCGGCAAGCTGAATACCAATACCAGCGATTATTTCCGTAGCGGTCAGCGAGGCACGTGGTGGCTGGTTGGCTTAAGTATGGTTATGGCAGGAACCAGCACGCGTACATTTACGGGAAATGCCGGGTTGGGATATGAAGCAGGTTTTACTTTCCTGATCATTTACTGGAGTGGCCTTCTTTTGCTTCCGGTTGAGTACTTTGTCATTGCTCCCATGTTTCGTCGCTTGCGGGCGACGACGTCGGCGGAAGTCGTTCGCGAGCGTTTTGGGGCAGGAACTGAACAGCTTGTTGCTTATCTGCGTGTTGTTACATTCCTTTTTTTTGGAGGGGCGTGGCTTTGGGGGCTGGCAATTTTCATTAGTAGCGTTTTTGGGCTCCCAATGGTTACCATGATTGTGGTTCTTGGTCTGGTTGTTATGTTTTACTCAACGACTGGAGGAAAATGGGCAGTGATGGGAACTGACTTTATTCAAGGCCTGATTATGATCTCAATGTGCTTGTTGCTGGGATACATCTGCCTTGATAAACTCGGAGGATTTAGTGGAATGTTTCAGGCAATTACTGATGCTGGATTGTGGGAGGAATTCTTACCGATCAAGTCCGATGATATGGCGGATGAATTGTATGGTGGCAAATACCAATGGCGTTGGATCGTGGCATTGTTCATTAGCTCAGCCATGTGGCGATTCTCGATGGGCTCTGCAGAAAGATTCTTCTCCGTTAAACATGAGAAAGAGGCGAAGAAGGTTGTTTTGGTAAGTCTCTGTGCTACGCCACTTGCTGCGTTTTATTTGATTCCTGATATTACCGCCCGATTATTATATTCGGATCAAGTGTCTGCTTCACTGCTTAGCAAACCTGCGGAATCTGCTTTTGCTATTGCTAGTATTAATCTGCTTCCGCAGGGACTGATTGGAATGATGGTGATTGCGATGTTCGCTGCGAGTATGAGTTCGCTCGATACGGGCATGAATGGTAATGCGGCGATGATTATGAAGAATATCTATCCGCCACTAAGTAGGTTGTTTGGTAAGTCCATCGTCAGTGAAGAAAAACAGCTTTTTGCCAGTAAAATTCTCTCTCTGATTCTTGGAGCTATCATTATTTCCGTTGCTCTCTATCTTTCCGACATGGAGGGAGTGGGAATGTTTGAAATTCTTATGGATATGAATGCCATTTTAACTCCACCAATCTTAGTGCCAACGATGCTTGGTCTTTTCATTCGTAAGACGCCGAAGTGTGCGGGTCTTGTAAGTATTGTGACTGGTGCTATCGTGGGGATCGTTGCTCTGGTTATGGCCAAGATGGGTATGCCATGGAGTTACGAACAGAAAGTTTTTATAATACTCGGGTTTAGCATAACTGCATTTTTGTTGACGATGCCTTTCTACAAGCGAAGTAGCAAAGAGTATCTTGCGCAAGTAGATCAATTTTTCCTGAAAATGCGTACACCAATTGACTTCGCAAAGGAAGTTGGTGAGGCCAATGATCATCAGCAGCTTAAAATGTTGGGATTCTTTGCCAGTTGCCTTGGCGGGTTCGTGCTTA
The Rubellicoccus peritrichatus DNA segment above includes these coding regions:
- a CDS encoding sodium:solute symporter family transporter: MIVEWVIIGIYLVLLVIMGAWFGKLNTNTSDYFRSGQRGTWWLVGLSMVMAGTSTRTFTGNAGLGYEAGFTFLIIYWSGLLLLPVEYFVIAPMFRRLRATTSAEVVRERFGAGTEQLVAYLRVVTFLFFGGAWLWGLAIFISSVFGLPMVTMIVVLGLVVMFYSTTGGKWAVMGTDFIQGLIMISMCLLLGYICLDKLGGFSGMFQAITDAGLWEEFLPIKSDDMADELYGGKYQWRWIVALFISSAMWRFSMGSAERFFSVKHEKEAKKVVLVSLCATPLAAFYLIPDITARLLYSDQVSASLLSKPAESAFAIASINLLPQGLIGMMVIAMFAASMSSLDTGMNGNAAMIMKNIYPPLSRLFGKSIVSEEKQLFASKILSLILGAIIISVALYLSDMEGVGMFEILMDMNAILTPPILVPTMLGLFIRKTPKCAGLVSIVTGAIVGIVALVMAKMGMPWSYEQKVFIILGFSITAFLLTMPFYKRSSKEYLAQVDQFFLKMRTPIDFAKEVGEANDHQQLKMLGFFASCLGGFVLSLCVIPGNDMQGRIYIVALATMILMVGLPMLYLGRKKTREFELKHSQISKHNDANVLLPSKTEVK